A DNA window from Microcystis aeruginosa NIES-843 contains the following coding sequences:
- the pstB gene encoding phosphate ABC transporter ATP-binding protein PstB: protein MTTHLNPDHSVFEAEGVKVFYNGFLALVDVHIKIPARKIVAFIGPSGCGKSTLLRCFNRMNDLIPGAKVEGKLLYRNQNIYDSQVNAVKLRRQVGMVFQRPNPFPKSIYENIAYAPRTNGYQGNLDELVEYSLRQAAIWEEVKDKLKEKGTALSGGQQQRLCIARAIAMKPDVLLMDEPCSALDPISTRQVEELCLQLKESYTIITVTHNMQQASRIADWTAFFNTETDPSGKRRGKLVEFSPTEVMFGNPQTDEAREYITGRFG from the coding sequence ATGACTACCCACCTTAACCCAGATCACAGTGTTTTCGAGGCGGAAGGAGTGAAAGTTTTTTATAACGGGTTTCTCGCTCTTGTGGACGTTCATATTAAAATTCCTGCACGAAAAATCGTCGCCTTTATCGGGCCGTCCGGTTGCGGGAAAAGTACCCTCTTGCGCTGCTTTAACCGAATGAACGATCTGATCCCCGGCGCCAAGGTGGAGGGAAAATTACTCTACCGAAATCAGAATATTTACGATTCGCAGGTCAACGCAGTCAAGTTACGGCGACAGGTGGGCATGGTTTTCCAACGTCCGAACCCTTTTCCCAAGAGCATTTACGAGAATATCGCCTACGCGCCCCGAACCAACGGTTATCAGGGAAATCTTGATGAATTGGTCGAGTATTCCCTGCGGCAGGCGGCGATCTGGGAGGAAGTAAAGGACAAACTGAAAGAAAAAGGAACGGCACTATCGGGGGGACAACAACAGCGTCTCTGTATCGCCCGTGCGATCGCGATGAAGCCGGATGTTTTATTGATGGATGAACCCTGTTCGGCCCTCGATCCCATCTCTACCCGTCAGGTGGAGGAATTGTGCCTACAACTGAAGGAAAGTTACACGATCATTACCGTCACCCACAATATGCAGCAGGCATCGCGGATCGCCGACTGGACGGCGTTTTTTAACACCGAAACCGATCCCTCCGGGAAACGCCGGGGAAAATTAGTCGAATTTAGCCCCACGGAAGTTATGTTCGGCAATCCGCAAACCGACGAGGCCCGGGAGTATATTACCGGGCGATTTGGGTAA